From the genome of Argentina anserina chromosome 4, drPotAnse1.1, whole genome shotgun sequence, one region includes:
- the LOC126790974 gene encoding uncharacterized protein LOC126790974: MVVVKFELALSSYIYVRLRRASRHRELVHSVVSLESYSVRDTTASYNHILKRRIYCMQYQLPVRCLGRFRRVCKSWRSLISSTCFVTKHTSVAVGDRSKLKFLSSLKLPRYIDYEALLKKDDDIDIRPLVSPKLRSKYDVVRFLLDDNRFYNRVVGSCNGLICLSCDDAQEQNRNEPEFFVL, translated from the exons ATGGTCGTCGTCAAGTTTGAGCTGGCCCTCTCctcctatatatatgttcGCCTCCGCCGCGCCTCAAGACATCGAGAACTTGTCCATTCCGTTGTGAGCTTGGAATCCTACTCGGTCAGGGACACTACCGCCTCGTACAATCATATATTAAAGAGACGGATATACTGCATGCAATACCA GCTTCCAGTCCGATGTCTTGGACGATTTCGTCGTGTATGCAAGTCATGGCGTAGTTTAATCTCCAGTACATGTTTCGTTACCAAGCACACCAGCGTTGCCGTTGGAGACAGGAGCAAGTTAAAGTTCCTATCTTCATTAAAGCTGCCCCGATACATAGACTACGAAGCATTATTGAAGAAGGATGATGATATAGATATTAGACCCCTTGTTTCACCAAAATTGCGCTCCAAATATGATGTTGTTCGATTTCTGTTAGATGATAATCGATTTTATAATAGGGTTGTGGGTTCCTGCAATGGCTTAATATGTCTAAGTTGTGATGATGCTCAAGAACAGAACAGGAACGAACCTGAGTTCTTTGTCTTATGA
- the LOC126792562 gene encoding electron transfer flavoprotein subunit beta, mitochondrial: protein MKIMVAIKRVVDYAVKIRVKSDKSGVETQNVKMSMNPFCEIALEEAIRNKESGLASEVVAVTMGMKQSVDTLRTGLAMGADRAIHVETGGPLYPLSVAKLLRALVEIEKPGLLILGKQAIDDDCNQTGQMVAGLLNWPQGTFASKVVLDKEKQVVTVDREVDGGLETLCLDLPAVITTDLRLNQPRYATLPNIMKAKSKPIKKFTPQDLNVEIKSDIEEVQVTEPPNRKSGVIVSSVDELIDKLKNEAHVI from the exons ATGAAGATCATGGTGGCCATTAAGCGCGTGGTCGACTACGCCGTCAAAATCCGAGTCAAGTCCGACAAG AGCGGCGTGGAGACCCAGAACGTGAAGATGTCGATGAACCCATTTTGCGAGATCGCTTTAGAAGAAGCCATTCGGAACAAAGAGTCGGGCTTGGCTTCTGAGGTCGTGGCGGTCACTATGGGAATGAAACAGAGCGTCGATACGTTAAGGACAGGTCTGGCTATGGGAGCTGATAGGGCTATACACGTGGAGACTGGTGGGCCCTTGTACCCTTTGTCAGTAGCTAAGCTTTTGAGAGCTTTGGTGGAGATTGAGAAGCCTGGTCTTCTCATTCTGGGGAAACAG GctattgatgatgattgcaatcAAACTGGGCAAATGGTGGCGGGGCTGTTGAATTGGCCTCAAGGGACTTTTGCTTCAAAG GTTGTGCTGGATAAAGAGAAGCAGGTAGTGACAGTGGACAGAGAAGTTGATGGTGGTCTTGAGACTCTGTGTCTAGATCTACCAGCTGTGATTAC CACTGATTTGAGGTTAAATCAACCTAGGTATGCAACACTCCCCAACATAATGAAAGCGAAATCAAAGCCCATAAAGAAGTTCACACCACAGGATCTGAATGTGGAAATTAAATCCGACATAGAAGAGGTTCAAGTCACAGAACCTCCTAATAGAAAATCAGGGGTTATTGTGTCTTCTGTGGATGAGCTGATTGACAAGCTTAAAAACGAAGCCCATGTCATTTGA
- the LOC126792553 gene encoding RING-H2 finger protein ATL16, with translation MDLVRQGYLIHVSSSEIQALAPVTSPGSSIFGTHVHHSDTSFPIIAIAIIGIIATAFLLVSYYIFVIKCCLNWHRVDLLRRFSLSRNRRDEDQVMVHSPGLEPRGLDEAVIRSIPLLQYKKEGKNRGEFEQGSLFCECAVCLNEFQEDEKLRIIPNCSHVFHIDCIDVWLQNNANCPLCRTSISSNTTGFPFDRIVAPSSSPQVPTPGSLNGGDEDYVVIELSTENNPADQALVLGVQERLNSGELSVRSISPSPRKMEQIKTFVPKKVRKFHNKVTSMGDECIDIRGKDEQFHIQTIRRSFSMDSSNDRQLYLAVQEAVQQQSQVSEVSPIEGCSSSTSSRIRRSFFSFGHGRGSRSNNAILPVYLEP, from the coding sequence ATGGATCTTGTAAGACAAGGCTACTTGATCCATGTTTCTTCATCAGAAATACAAGCACTTGCTCCAGTTACAAGTCCAGGAAGCTCAATCTTTGGGACTCATGTGCATCATTCAGACACAAGCTTCCCCATTATAGCAATTGCCATAATAGGAATTATAGCCACGGCGTTCTTGCTAGTGAGCTATTACATCTTTGTCATCAAGTGCTGCCTCAATTGGCACCGTGTGGATCTCCTCAGGCGATTTTCGCTGTCGCGAAACCGGCGAGACGAAGACCAGGTAATGGTCCATTCGCCGGGTTTGGAGCCCCGGGGACTGGATGAAGCTGTGATCAGATCAATCCCATTGTTGCAGTACAAGAAAGAAGGGAAGAACAGAGGTGAGTTTGAACAAGGAAGCTTGTTTTGTGAGTGTGCTGTTTGCTTGAATGAGTTTCAAGAAGATGAGAAGCTGAGGATTATACCTAACTGCAGCCATGTCTTCCACATTGACTGCATTGACGTTTGGCTTCAAAACAATGCGAATTGTCCACTTTGTAGAACAAGCATTTCATCCAACACAACAGGGTTCCCATTCGATCGAATCGTGGCTCCGAGCTCTTCACCTCAAGTTCCAACCCCTGGGAGTCTCAATGGAGGCGATGAAGACTACGTAGTGATCGAACTGAGCACCGAAAACAATCCGGCAGATCAAGCATTGGTGCTTGGAGTGCAAGAAAGATTGAACTCAGGGGAGTTGTCAGTGAGGTCCATTAGTCCTTCCCCAAGGAAAATGGaacaaattaaaacatttGTTCCCAAGAAGGTGAGAAAGTTTCATAACAAGGTAACTAGTATGGGTGATGAGTGCATTGACATAAGGGGCAAAGATGAGCAATTCCACATCCAAACCATCAGGAGGTCTTTCTCAATGGACTCATCTAATGACAGACAGCTTTACTTGGCAGTTCAAGAAGCTGTGCAGCAGCAAAGCCAAGTCAGTGAGGTCAGCCCAATTGAAGGTTGCAGTAGCAGTACCAGTTCTAGAATCAGAAGgtctttcttttcctttggGCATGGAAGGGGTTCCAGAAGTAACAATGCAATTCTGCCTGTTTATTTGGAGCcataa
- the LOC126792566 gene encoding transcription factor bHLH104-like, which yields MDGMEGIEDFFVYNNLIDETQFPHYLWSNPNPNPNPTPSFSEIEFSANSYSCVAAPSSHTQEKEVSRKRGRTESWCGSGAKACREKLRRERLNDKFLDLSAVLEPGRPAKSDKPAILDDAIRVLTQLRAEAQELTLTNEKLLEEIKSLKAEKSELREEKVVLKADKEKLEQQLKAMSIPASGFMPAHQAVPAAYHPGAAKMAVYPSYGMVPMWHYLPPSTRDTSRDHELRPPAA from the exons ATGGATGGAATGGAAGGCATAGAAGACTTTTTTGTGTACAACAATTTGATCGACGAAACCCAATTCCCTCATTACCTGTGGTCCAATCCCAATCCCAATCCCAATCCCACTCCTTCATTCTCTGAAATCGAATTCTCTGCTAATAGTTATAGTTGTGTTGCTGCTCCATCATCACACACCCAGGAAAAAGAGGTTTCTCGTAAAAG GGGACGGACAGAGTCTTGGTGTGGCTCAGGGGCCAAAGCTTGCCGTGAGAAACTGAGGAGGGAGAGATTGAATGACAA GTTTTTGGATTTGAGTGCTGTCTTGGAACCTGGGAGGCCAGCCAAGAGTGACAAACCTGCTATACTTGATGATGCCATCAGGGTCTTGACCCAACTGAGAGCTGAGGCTCAGGAGCTCACACTGACAAACGAGAAGTTGCTTGAAGAGATAAAGAGTTTAAAG GCAGAAAAGAGTGAACTTCGTGAAGAGAAAGTTGTACTAAAAGCGGATAAAGAAAAGTTGGAGCAGCAGTTGAAAGCTATGTCCATTCCAGCTTCTGGATTTATGCCAGCGCACCAAGCAGTCCCTGCTGCATACCACCCTGGGGCAGCCAAGATGGCAGTATATCCAAGCTATGGTATGGTCCCAATGTGGCACTATTTACCTCCATCGACCCGTGATACATCACGTGATCATGAGCTTAGGCCCCCTGCTGCTTAA